The genome window GTACGTCTGAGGCGCTATTTACGGCTGTTTCTACCGAGTCTTGGATCACGCCGATGATAAATCCTACGCCGACAACCTGCATCGCGATGTCGTTACCGATACCAAATAGCGCACAAGCAAGCGGCACTAGCAGTAGCGAGCCGCCTGCGACGCCAGAAGCTCCGCAAGCGCCCAGAGCCGAGATAAAGCAAAGCAGTAACGCGTCGCCAAAATCGACCGTGATAGACGGGATCGAGTTTACCGCCGCAAGCGCCAAGATACCGATAGTTACGGCTGCGCCGCCCATATTTATCGTGGCTCCTAGAGGGATCGAAATCGAGTAGAGCTCCTCTTTTAGCCCTAGTTTTTTGCAAAGCGCCATATTTACGGGGATATTTGCCGCAGACGAGCGAGTGAAAAACGCCGTAACCGCGCTCTCTCTCACGCAAGTCATCACTAGCGGATAAGGGTTTTTCTTAGTAACCGCAAACACCATCGCAGGGTAAACGACGAAGGAAACGAAAGCCATCGCGCCTACTAGAACGAGGATTAGTTTTAGGTAGCCCGCAAGCGCCTCAAAGCCCGTCTCATGGATGCTGATGGTAACTAGGCCAAAGATACCAAACGGCGCAAGGCGGATGATAAATCTAACGATTTTAGTCACGCCGTCGCTGACGTCTTGGAATACTTTTTTAGTTTCTTGCGTGCAAAATCTCATCGCGATACCGCCGCCCACGGCCCAGGTGATGATGCCGATGTAGTTGCCCGTAGATAGCGCGGTGATAGGGTTTTGAACCATCTTAAAGATGAGGTCTTTTAGGACGTCTACGATGCCTTGCGGAGCGCTCATATTTGCGCTCTCGACGCCTTTTAGCACGAGCTCCATCGGGAAAAGAAAGCTAGCTACAACCGCAACTACGGCAGCTAAAAACGTGCCGACTAGGTAAAGCGTAACTACCTTTTGCATGCCTTTTGCATGGCCGAATTCTTTCACGATGATAGAGGTCGCTACCAGTACGAAAACTAGGATAGGCGCGATAGCTTTAAGCGCGCCGACGAAGAGGTTGCCCAAGACGGCGATAGAGTTTGCGACCGAATTTGCCACGTCGGTTAGGTCTTTTTTTGCTGCGGCTAGCTGCGCTGCGTCGCTCACGCCTTTTGCGATTAGTTCGTTATAAGGAGCCGCCTGATAGTGCGCCCAAAAGCCGATAACGGCGCCTAGAGCTATGCCGATTAAAATTTGAACGATCAAATTTCCGTCGGCGAACCTTTTTGCCAGTTTGCTAAACATTCTAGTGTCCTTGCCTTAAAATTTAATTTTAGTTTAGGATTATAGCTGAATTTACGCGGAATTTACAAGCTTTGGGCGAGATTAATTTCAATTTTATTATGAAATGTTACAATTGCGAGATTAATTTTCATAAAGGAAAAGTATGTATTTGTTTACTTCAGAGGTTGTGAGTCCGGGTCATCCTGATAAATGCGCCGACATCATCGCCGACAGCATCGTCGATACGATCTTGATGCAAGATCCAAACGGCCGCGTCGCTAGCGAAGTTTTCGTCGCGGGTAAAAACATTATAATAGGCGGAGAGATAAACTCTAAGGTCAAGTTAAGCTTCAAGGACTACGAGAGTATCGTTAAAAACGCGCTGGCTAAAATCGGCTACGACGGCAAGTCTAAATTTACGAAAGAGCAGTGCCTGCACCCCGACGATGTCGAGATAAAAGTCTGCGTAAATCAGCAAAGTGCGGATATAAATCAAGGCGTCGATCAAGAAGGCGGCGAGATAGGCGCCGGGGATCAGGGCATAATGTTTGGCTTTGCCAGCTGCGAAGCGAACGAATATATGCCCGCAGCCATAACCTACGCTAGGATGCTTTGCGATAAGGTTTATAAATTTGCCAAAGCCAATCCCGATAAACTCGGCGTCGATATAAAAACTCAGGTCACCGTAGACTACGGCACGAAGGATAACTTTGAGAGCTGCAAGCCTCAAAGCATCCACACTATCGTAGTTTCGGCCCCTTGTGTCGAGACGATGAAGATAGAGGAGCTACGCGCCCTAGTGCAAACTCTCATCGACGATGCGGGCTTGCCAAAGGGTCTATATGATAAGAGCAAAACGCTAATCTACATCAACCCGACAGGCCGCTACGTAAATCACAGCTCGCTTCACGACAGCGGGCTAACGGGTCGCAAGCTCATCGTAGATAGCTTTGGCGGATATAGTCCGATAGGCGGCGGCGCGCAAAGCAGCAAAGACTACACGAAAGTCGATCGCAGCGGCCTTTATGCGGCGCGCTGGATAGCTAAAAACATCGTTGCTGCAGGCCTTGCTAAAAAATGCATCGTCCAGCTAAGCTACGCTATCGGTATGGCAAAGCCTACCTCTGTGAGCGTCGATACGATGGGCACGCAGATTGCCGGTATAAACGACGATATGCTGTCAAATTTCGTTAGTGAAAATTTCGCCCTCACTCCGCGCTGGATCACCAATAAATTCGGCCTGGATAAACCCGGCAAAGATACGTTTTTATACGCTAAAGTAGCAGCCAAAGGTCAAGTCGGAAACGCCAAATATCCGTGGGAAAAGCTTGACGCGGTTGATACTTTTAAAGCTTTGATTAAATAAATCCTCAAGCCCGCCAAATTTAATGCGGGCTTAAATTTACCCTTAAATTTAAGGCTTCGTATGAAATTTCGTCCTGCTTTACGTCTTAAATTTACTTCACAAACGCGCGGTAAAATTTAAAGAGATTTCAAATGCAAAATGCGACAAAACAAAACGGCAAAAACAAGACGCTTGGACTCGTTTTGCTCGGACTTTGCGCTTTTTATTTTATTTGCGCGCTAAGCATTTTTGTATTGCCTTTTGACGTGCTGGCTCGCTCGTCTTTGGCAAGAGATTTCGTGGAGGCTATGCTTAAAATTTACCCGGCCATTGAGAGAGCTTTTACTCATACCGATTTTACGCAAAAGGCCGCGTTTTATATCGCTTATATGGGGATTATCAAGGTCGTCACGCTTGTCGGTTTCGTAGCTGCTTGCTTGCTGTGTGGCAGTAAAGGACATAGAGCTCGCGTGATGAAACAAGCAAGAAAAGAAAATCCTGTCGTAAGATTTATTGTTTCTATTTTTGCTGTTTTGTTGGCTGCATTTTTTATAAATTTGGACTTTAACGGCACTTATATAGGCTACCGAAAACCAAAAAGTTCGCCGGAGTATGAGTGGATATTGACAACGCCGGGAGAACTGCTTTGGCAAGAAACGCTTGATTTTATTATTTTGCTTATCGTGGCGGCTTGTATATTTTACGCGGCGTTGCAAATTCGGTTGCTATTTCGCAAGCGCAAAGACCTCTGAATTTAGCAAATTTATCTGAAAATTTTATCGAGCAAGCCTTGTTTTGGCGTTATTATCTCAGACGGCGAGCTGTTTACGCTGTGATAGATGGCTTTGCCGTATTTCGTCGCGTAGTATTTGAGTAAATTTCGCTGTAAATTTGGCTCGGTACTAGGCACGAACCAGCCGTTGTTCGTCACTGCGATCATGACGTCAAATTCGCCTTCAAATAGCTCGTCCCTGGTCGCTTCGTAGCAGATCGCGTTTCTGATTTTAAGGCCCTCTATCTCGTAGTCGCTAGGGGTGCTTGCCGTCTCAAAATCCTTCGCGCCGCCGAAAAATATTTTATTTATCAAATCACGCGCAAATGCCGGTAGCGGGATCTCTTCGCCAAAAGGCACAAGGATAAATTTATCCATCCGCCGCATCTTGCCGCGATCAAAGAAAAACGCCGAGTTGTAGTTGGTGCCGTTTTCGCGAGCTAGCGCGCCGGCGACGATAGCGATCTTTTGCGACTTTTCGAGCAGCTCTGTGATGAGATTTCGCTCGTGTGTCATATAGACGGGAAAGGCGCTCTCGGGCAAAATAATCGTCCTAAATCCAGCGCTTATCGCCTCGTCTATGATGTCTAAATTTTGATTTATAAACTCGTTTTTTAGCTGCTTTTGCCACTTTAGCTCTTGCGGAACGTCGGTGTTTGTTAGCTTTACTTCGAAAGGCAGGGTTTTAAAATTTGGCGTATCATACTGCACCGCGCAGGCTAAAAGCGCGACAAAAGCGATAAATTTGAAGCGGTTTTTGACGTAAAACAGGCACAAAATAGCGGCGAAAATAAACGTAAGCGCGAGCAAACTGGGCGCAAATATGCCCGGCACGAAAACGGCTTCTAAATTTAGCCAGTTAAAGCCGAAGGGATGGATGTTTGTAACTAGGATAAGCAGCAAGGCCCTTAGCCAAATTTGAGCCGGGATACCTGCTATCAAAAACAGCGCGCCGTAGATGATCCCGATAGCTAAAATTTCAAGCGGGATGAGGTAGCCAAGCTCGTAATAAACGAGGCTAAAGCTGATCCAGTAAAACCATAAAATCCCGACAAAAAATCCCGTCCAAAAAAAGCCGCGGCGGTCAAATTTGAGCAGCAAATAAAAGCCCGCGATCGCAAAAAACGGCGAGATAAAATTTAAAATTTCGCCGCCTAAAACATCGGCTAGTATAAAATTTGATATTAAAATCGCGCCGACAAAGGCTTTTATTATAATTTTAGTGCTAAAATAAGGGCTTAAAATTTTTTTTATTAAGGAACCCCATGCAAGAAGGAAATTTCGTAGCTTCATTATTGCCTCTAGTCGTGCTTTTCGCGATATTTTATTTTTTGGTTATCAGACCGCAGCAAAAACAGCAAAAAGCTCATGCCGCAATGATAGCCGCACTCGAAAAAGGCGACAAGATCATAACTAGCGGCGGACTAATCTGCGAGGTGATAAAACCGGAAGAGGATTTTATCAGAGTTAAGCTTAACGACGACGTAATCGTGCGCGTTTCACGCGAATTCGTCGCGAAAAAAATAGAAAAAACAGAGACGAAAGCAAATGCGTAACGGCAAAATAACGTATAGGCTGATCATCTTTGCTTTGGCTTTGATTTTCGGCATTATCTTTTCCGCGCCGTCGTTTACGGACAAGCTAGGCGGCTCTAAAATCAGTCTAGGACTTGATTTGCAGGGCGGACTTCATATGCTTCTTGGCGTCGAGACCGAAGAGGCCATACACTCGAAGATCAAGTCGATAGCCGCTAGCGTGAACTATTTTGCGAAAAAAGAGGATGTTTTGATCGATAGCTTTAAGATCCGCGAAGACAAGGTGGACTTTGAGCTGCTTGACGCGGACGAAGCCGCTAAAATCGACGGCATGCTAAAAGATATCAAGGGTCTTAACGTACAAAAAGACGGCCTAAAATACTCGGTCGGCTTAACTGACGCCGAGAAGGCCGAAACTATCGAATACGCGATAAATCAAGCGGTAGAAACGATCAGAAACCGTCTCGATCAGTTCGGTCTAGCTGAGCCTACGGTAGCAAGACAGGGCAAGGATAATATCCTAGTCGAGCTTCCTGGCATCAAAACGGCGGCCGACGAGCAGCGCGCACGCGATCTCATCGCAAAAGCCGCGCACCTCCAACTGATGGCCGTCGATGAAAAGCGCCAGTCGCAGGCAAACTCTATGAGCGAGGCCGAGGCTGAGAGCTACGGCGACATCGTCTATCCGGACGTCAAAAACGAGCAGATAAAATACGTCGTAAAAAACATCCCCGTACTTGACGGCGCGATGCTAACGGACGCTAGGGTTGCCTTTGATCAGCGCACCAACTCGCCTATCATCAGCTTTACTTTAAACGCCGAGGGAGCTAGGATATTTGGCGATTTTACCGGCGCAAACGTCGGCAAGCGCCTAGCTATCGTGCTTGACGGCAGGGTTTACTCGGCTCCGTCGATAAACGAGAGAATCGGCGGCGGAAGCGGTCAGATAAGCGGCGGATTTAGCGTAGAGGAGGCTCACGACGTAGCTATCGCGCTTAGAAGCGGCGCTCTTTTGGCTCCGGTAAAAATGCTAGAAAAACGAAGCGTAGGACCAAGTCTGGGCGCCGATAGCATAAGACAATCGATGATCGCGCTAGCCTCGGCTTCGGTTTTGGTGGTGCTGTTTATGATAGCTTATTACGGATTTAGCGGCATTTTGGCAAATATCGCGCTTGTCGCAAATATCTTAATATTAGTCGCCGTGATGGCGATGTTCGGCGCTGCTTTAACGCTACCGGGAATGGCAGGTATAGTGCTAACCATCGGTATGGCCGTGGATGCCAACGTCATCATAAACGAGCGTATCAGAGAGCTGCTGCGCGACGGAGCCAGTATCGCAACGAGCGTGAAAAAAGGCTACGAAAACGCGATGAGCGCGATCATAGACGCAAATTTGACCACGCTTATCACCTCGGTCGTGCTTTATGCCTACGGTACGGGACCTGTTAAGGGCTTTGCCGTTACTATGGGCATAGGCATCATCGCTTCGATGATAACGGCGATCTTGGGTACTCACGGTATGTTTGATACGATTATAAATAAAATAGAAAAAAGCGGTAACACGCGGTTTTGGTTCGGTTATAAAAGGGTATAAATGCAATTTTTCTCAAAGGCACATGTTTATGATTTTATGAGCAAGCGCTACATAGCGCTAGCCGTCTCGGCCGTGCTATTTTTCGGATCGCTTTTTTTGATGGCGACGAAAGGCTTTAACTACGGCATCGACTTTTCCGGCGGTACGCTCATCCAGGTGAAATACGATAGCGCGGTCTCGCTGGATAAAATTCGCGCGGCTTTGGCAAAAGACGAAGCCTATAAAAACGCGAGCGTTACGGAGTTTGGCTCGGCGGAAGAGGTTACGATTAGATTTTCTGGGGCAAACTCAAATTTGGGTAGCGACGTCGGAGCTAGCGTTGCCGAGCTTTTAAAAGATACGGGTAAATTTGAGATCCGCCGTACGGACGTGGTCGGACCTAAAGTCGGCGACGAACTACGCGAAAAGGGCGTGATGGCGCTTG of Campylobacter showae contains these proteins:
- the sstT gene encoding serine/threonine transporter SstT, whose amino-acid sequence is MFSKLAKRFADGNLIVQILIGIALGAVIGFWAHYQAAPYNELIAKGVSDAAQLAAAKKDLTDVANSVANSIAVLGNLFVGALKAIAPILVFVLVATSIIVKEFGHAKGMQKVVTLYLVGTFLAAVVAVVASFLFPMELVLKGVESANMSAPQGIVDVLKDLIFKMVQNPITALSTGNYIGIITWAVGGGIAMRFCTQETKKVFQDVSDGVTKIVRFIIRLAPFGIFGLVTISIHETGFEALAGYLKLILVLVGAMAFVSFVVYPAMVFAVTKKNPYPLVMTCVRESAVTAFFTRSSAANIPVNMALCKKLGLKEELYSISIPLGATINMGGAAVTIGILALAAVNSIPSITVDFGDALLLCFISALGACGASGVAGGSLLLVPLACALFGIGNDIAMQVVGVGFIIGVIQDSVETAVNSASDVLFTAVASETIE
- the metK gene encoding methionine adenosyltransferase; protein product: MYLFTSEVVSPGHPDKCADIIADSIVDTILMQDPNGRVASEVFVAGKNIIIGGEINSKVKLSFKDYESIVKNALAKIGYDGKSKFTKEQCLHPDDVEIKVCVNQQSADINQGVDQEGGEIGAGDQGIMFGFASCEANEYMPAAITYARMLCDKVYKFAKANPDKLGVDIKTQVTVDYGTKDNFESCKPQSIHTIVVSAPCVETMKIEELRALVQTLIDDAGLPKGLYDKSKTLIYINPTGRYVNHSSLHDSGLTGRKLIVDSFGGYSPIGGGAQSSKDYTKVDRSGLYAARWIAKNIVAAGLAKKCIVQLSYAIGMAKPTSVSVDTMGTQIAGINDDMLSNFVSENFALTPRWITNKFGLDKPGKDTFLYAKVAAKGQVGNAKYPWEKLDAVDTFKALIK
- a CDS encoding apolipoprotein N-acyltransferase is translated as MKLRNFLLAWGSLIKKILSPYFSTKIIIKAFVGAILISNFILADVLGGEILNFISPFFAIAGFYLLLKFDRRGFFWTGFFVGILWFYWISFSLVYYELGYLIPLEILAIGIIYGALFLIAGIPAQIWLRALLLILVTNIHPFGFNWLNLEAVFVPGIFAPSLLALTFIFAAILCLFYVKNRFKFIAFVALLACAVQYDTPNFKTLPFEVKLTNTDVPQELKWQKQLKNEFINQNLDIIDEAISAGFRTIILPESAFPVYMTHERNLITELLEKSQKIAIVAGALARENGTNYNSAFFFDRGKMRRMDKFILVPFGEEIPLPAFARDLINKIFFGGAKDFETASTPSDYEIEGLKIRNAICYEATRDELFEGEFDVMIAVTNNGWFVPSTEPNLQRNLLKYYATKYGKAIYHSVNSSPSEIITPKQGLLDKIFR
- the yajC gene encoding preprotein translocase subunit YajC; translated protein: MQEGNFVASLLPLVVLFAIFYFLVIRPQQKQQKAHAAMIAALEKGDKIITSGGLICEVIKPEEDFIRVKLNDDVIVRVSREFVAKKIEKTETKANA
- the secD gene encoding protein translocase subunit SecD; this translates as MRNGKITYRLIIFALALIFGIIFSAPSFTDKLGGSKISLGLDLQGGLHMLLGVETEEAIHSKIKSIAASVNYFAKKEDVLIDSFKIREDKVDFELLDADEAAKIDGMLKDIKGLNVQKDGLKYSVGLTDAEKAETIEYAINQAVETIRNRLDQFGLAEPTVARQGKDNILVELPGIKTAADEQRARDLIAKAAHLQLMAVDEKRQSQANSMSEAEAESYGDIVYPDVKNEQIKYVVKNIPVLDGAMLTDARVAFDQRTNSPIISFTLNAEGARIFGDFTGANVGKRLAIVLDGRVYSAPSINERIGGGSGQISGGFSVEEAHDVAIALRSGALLAPVKMLEKRSVGPSLGADSIRQSMIALASASVLVVLFMIAYYGFSGILANIALVANILILVAVMAMFGAALTLPGMAGIVLTIGMAVDANVIINERIRELLRDGASIATSVKKGYENAMSAIIDANLTTLITSVVLYAYGTGPVKGFAVTMGIGIIASMITAILGTHGMFDTIINKIEKSGNTRFWFGYKRV